Genomic DNA from Nocardioides aquaticus:
AGTACGCCCGGGCCAGCTCGAAGTGACCGCCGCGAGCGGCGCCACCGGCCCCTCCTAGGCTGGTCGCATGCCCTCCCCCGTCGACACCACCACCGACGTCGCGCCCCTCGACGTCGTCCAGCGGTTCTGGATCGCCCTGCAGACCGGCGACACCGCCGGCGCGGTGGCGCTGCTCGACGAGGACGTCGTGTGGCGCAACACCGGCCTGCCGACCCTGCGCGGCCGCCGGGTGGGGGCGGTGCTGGAGGGCCTCGACGCCCGCGGGGTCGCGGTCGAGGTCGTGATGCGCCACATCGCGACCTCGGGCGACGTGGTGCTGACCGACCGGGTCGACACGATCCGGACCGGGCCCCTGGCCACCAGCTTCCCGGTGCAGGGCACCTTCGAGGTGCGCCGCGGCCGGATCGTGCTCTGGGACGACCACTTCACCTGGGGCTCGATCGGGCTGGCGACCGCGGGCGCGGTCGGCGGCGCGCTGACCGGTCTCGTCGGTGGCCTCAGCGACGCAGCGCGCCGGCTGCGGCCCGGACGCTGAGCCGGCCGCGGGGGGCGACCGGGGCCGGCGGCACCGGGTCACCCGGCCACAGCCGGACCGGGAGCGCGTCCACGCCGTAGACAGCCGAGAGGTCGCGCCACGGCAGGGTCGTCTCGTCCTGGGTGAGCGCGAGGTCGGGGAAGCGGTGGGCCAGGCCGCGCAGCGCCGCGCGCAGCTCCATCCGCGCCAGCTCCGCGCCCAGGCAGCGGTGCATGCCCCAGCCGAAGGCGAGGTGCCGGCCGGGCTCCCGGGCCGGGTCGAACCGGTCGTCGCCGCCGGTGAGCCGCCGGTCGCGGTCGGCGGCCAGGAGGGACACCCCGACGCAGTCGCCCTCGCGGATGGTGCGCCCGCCCAGCTCGACGTCGCGGCGGGCGAACCGCAGGAACGCGATCTGCACCACGGAGAGGTGGCGCAGCATCTCCTCGACGACCGCGTCGACGTCCTCGTCGCTGCCCCGCAGTCGGTGCACCGCCTCGGGCGACCCGGCGAGCAGGTAGGCGCCGAGCGCGATCATCGACGCGCTGGTCTCGTAGCCGCCGAGGAAGACGCCGTCGGCCAGGCCGCCGAGGGTCACGTCGTCGAGCCGGTCGCCGTGGTCGCGCAGCAGCGCACCGATCAGGCCCTCCCCGGGGTTGGCCCGCTGCCGGGCGACGGCCTCGATCAGGAACTCCCGGGTCTCGGCGGCCGCACCGAACACCCCGGCGCCGCCCTGGGTGAGGTCGAAGCGGGCCGCCCCGAGGGCACGGAACGCCGCGCGGTCCTCGACGGGGAGCCCGAGCAGCTCGCAGATGACCTCGAAGGGCACCGGGAACGCGTACTCGGCGACGAGGTCGACCTCGGGGCCGGCCGCGGCCGCGGCGTCGAGACGCGCCTCGACGATCTCGTCGATGCGCGGGGCCAGCCGGGCCAGGCGTCGGCGGGTGAACTCCGGGGTCAGGCAGCGCCGCAGCTCGGTGTGCAGCGGCGCGTCGGTCATCCCGAGCCCGCCGATCTGCTCGGAGTCGCCACGCCCGTCCTGGGAGACGAACTGGCCGAGGTCGTTGCTCCAGGAGGTGGCGTCCCCGAGCACCGTGCGGGCCTCGTCGTAGCCGCTGACCAGCCAGATGCCCTTGCCGAAGAGGGTGGTCAGCCGGCGTACCGGCTCCTCC
This window encodes:
- a CDS encoding limonene-1,2-epoxide hydrolase family protein; its protein translation is MPSPVDTTTDVAPLDVVQRFWIALQTGDTAGAVALLDEDVVWRNTGLPTLRGRRVGAVLEGLDARGVAVEVVMRHIATSGDVVLTDRVDTIRTGPLATSFPVQGTFEVRRGRIVLWDDHFTWGSIGLATAGAVGGALTGLVGGLSDAARRLRPGR
- a CDS encoding cytochrome P450 gives rise to the protein MRIPSTLSRTVGPLLLRRAGRSGIDLRTLRFLPASITLPVRRHGVDPLPALGRAREEEPVRRLTTLFGKGIWLVSGYDEARTVLGDATSWSNDLGQFVSQDGRGDSEQIGGLGMTDAPLHTELRRCLTPEFTRRRLARLAPRIDEIVEARLDAAAAAGPEVDLVAEYAFPVPFEVICELLGLPVEDRAAFRALGAARFDLTQGGAGVFGAAAETREFLIEAVARQRANPGEGLIGALLRDHGDRLDDVTLGGLADGVFLGGYETSASMIALGAYLLAGSPEAVHRLRGSDEDVDAVVEEMLRHLSVVQIAFLRFARRDVELGGRTIREGDCVGVSLLAADRDRRLTGGDDRFDPAREPGRHLAFGWGMHRCLGAELARMELRAALRGLAHRFPDLALTQDETTLPWRDLSAVYGVDALPVRLWPGDPVPPAPVAPRGRLSVRAAAGALRR